A part of Oceanidesulfovibrio indonesiensis genomic DNA contains:
- a CDS encoding VanZ family protein, with protein MLVAVLSLLPKAAPVVDFPQSDKVAHCLAYAWLACLAASAWSGRAASVRVWAVLALGIGLEFAQTFVPGRFFSLLDMGANALGVVLGWWLGMRMADRLHRLLGR; from the coding sequence GTGCTGGTCGCAGTACTTTCCCTTCTGCCCAAGGCCGCGCCAGTTGTGGATTTTCCGCAGAGCGACAAGGTCGCGCACTGTCTCGCCTATGCCTGGCTGGCCTGTCTCGCCGCTTCCGCCTGGTCCGGAAGGGCAGCTTCCGTGCGAGTGTGGGCCGTGCTGGCGCTTGGTATCGGCCTGGAGTTCGCTCAGACGTTCGTGCCGGGGCGGTTCTTCTCATTGCTGGACATGGGGGCCAACGCCTTGGGCGTGGTCCTGGGCTGGTGGCTCGGCATGCGTATGGCGGACAGGTTGCATCGGCTTTTGGGCCGTTGA
- the sucD gene encoding succinate--CoA ligase subunit alpha, whose protein sequence is MLCNEHISKKLFQEAGIAVPTGKLLFPEDASSYKPLGTGPWYVKAQVLIGGRGKAGGVVRVDDPDKLTEVCEKLFSLEINGESVPLLRVEPATRFDRELYLSFMVSRDRERIAFTVARGGGMDVEKQAAAGGGPLVQYLAPSPSGGRLSEHQVRAAFFHLFPAGPDHPENTPEKLKGLWPGFKALIRKCFDAVKSYGLLLLEINPLVHSDSGEWTALDGKVEIDDAVADIDSTLERFYEPAHLTPEENAARAAGLAYLRLDGWVGLMANGAGLAMATMDLLNYAGLRAGNFMDLGGAADQKRMAKAFDMLFSDERVETIFLNLFGGIVSCETVARAVAEALAGAAPPKPLVARLAGHGADEGRKILKGLGYDAIHLAAEVSEAVDILKKLSKGRKLEPFPKDETGAVRAATVREPELPREQQPLPTTLAELGLSDRTRLLVQGITGRAAMQHVRLMQEYGTQVVAGVTPYKGGQQVHGVPVFNSVAEAARKAGPFDASIVFVPAAFAADAMLEAVDNAIPNIICITEGIPQAQMLYVRRSVHEAGLRLFGPNTPGVIVPGQTKIGIMPGQVFTPGSIALLSRSGTLTYEAAARLSAAGLGQSVCIGVGGDPFVGCTFAECFELIKNNVETSAVMLIGEIGGRAEEEFAEVVAASGYAKPLLAFVSGRTAPPGKRLGHAGAILDESSGGIDGKLQALHDAGFVICPDLESLPALARKALGRGERS, encoded by the coding sequence ATGCTGTGTAACGAGCATATTTCCAAGAAGCTTTTCCAAGAGGCGGGCATCGCAGTACCTACCGGCAAGCTGCTCTTTCCGGAAGACGCATCGAGCTACAAACCTCTGGGCACAGGGCCGTGGTATGTCAAGGCGCAGGTCCTCATCGGCGGCCGGGGCAAGGCCGGCGGCGTGGTCCGCGTGGACGATCCGGACAAGCTCACCGAGGTCTGCGAAAAGCTGTTCTCCCTGGAGATCAATGGCGAAAGCGTACCGCTGCTGCGGGTGGAGCCGGCCACCCGGTTCGACCGAGAGCTGTACCTGTCCTTCATGGTATCGCGTGACCGCGAACGCATCGCCTTCACCGTAGCGCGCGGCGGCGGCATGGATGTGGAGAAGCAGGCCGCTGCCGGCGGAGGGCCGCTGGTGCAGTACCTGGCGCCTTCGCCCTCGGGCGGCAGGCTCTCGGAACATCAGGTCCGCGCGGCGTTCTTCCATCTCTTTCCGGCTGGGCCGGACCATCCCGAAAACACGCCGGAAAAGCTCAAGGGTCTGTGGCCCGGTTTCAAAGCGCTGATCCGCAAATGCTTCGACGCCGTGAAGTCTTACGGCTTGTTATTGCTGGAAATCAATCCCCTCGTGCACTCAGACAGCGGAGAGTGGACCGCCCTGGACGGCAAGGTGGAGATCGACGACGCCGTGGCGGACATAGATTCGACGCTGGAGCGGTTCTACGAGCCCGCGCACCTGACGCCGGAGGAGAACGCGGCCCGCGCGGCCGGTCTTGCATACCTGCGTCTGGACGGCTGGGTGGGGCTCATGGCTAACGGCGCCGGCCTGGCCATGGCCACCATGGACCTCCTCAACTACGCGGGCCTGCGGGCCGGTAACTTCATGGACCTTGGCGGCGCGGCGGATCAGAAGCGCATGGCCAAGGCGTTCGATATGCTTTTCTCGGACGAGCGCGTGGAGACGATCTTTCTCAATCTCTTCGGCGGCATCGTCTCCTGCGAAACCGTGGCACGGGCCGTGGCCGAGGCGCTGGCAGGGGCTGCTCCGCCCAAACCGCTGGTGGCGCGGCTGGCCGGACACGGCGCCGACGAGGGGCGAAAAATTCTCAAAGGATTGGGATACGACGCCATCCATCTGGCCGCGGAAGTGAGCGAGGCCGTGGACATCCTGAAGAAGTTGTCCAAAGGTCGGAAGCTGGAGCCATTCCCCAAGGACGAGACGGGCGCCGTGCGTGCAGCAACCGTTCGGGAACCAGAGTTGCCGCGCGAGCAGCAACCCTTGCCCACCACGCTGGCCGAACTCGGTCTGAGCGACCGCACACGCCTGCTCGTCCAGGGCATAACGGGCCGCGCCGCCATGCAGCACGTGAGGCTCATGCAGGAGTACGGCACGCAGGTCGTCGCAGGGGTGACGCCGTACAAGGGTGGCCAGCAGGTGCACGGCGTGCCGGTGTTCAACAGCGTGGCCGAGGCCGCGCGCAAGGCCGGGCCGTTCGACGCCTCCATCGTATTCGTGCCGGCCGCCTTTGCCGCGGACGCCATGCTGGAGGCCGTGGACAACGCCATCCCCAACATCATCTGCATTACCGAAGGCATCCCCCAGGCGCAGATGCTCTACGTGCGCCGCTCGGTGCACGAAGCCGGGCTGCGGCTCTTCGGGCCGAACACGCCGGGCGTCATCGTGCCGGGGCAGACCAAGATCGGCATCATGCCCGGCCAGGTCTTCACGCCTGGGTCCATCGCGCTGCTCTCGCGTTCCGGCACCCTGACCTACGAAGCGGCCGCGCGGCTGAGCGCTGCCGGGCTGGGGCAATCCGTGTGCATCGGCGTGGGGGGCGACCCCTTTGTCGGCTGCACTTTTGCCGAGTGCTTCGAGCTCATCAAGAACAACGTGGAGACAAGCGCCGTCATGCTCATCGGCGAGATAGGCGGCCGCGCCGAAGAAGAGTTCGCCGAGGTCGTTGCCGCCTCGGGCTACGCCAAGCCGCTGCTGGCCTTTGTCTCCGGCCGGACTGCGCCTCCTGGCAAGCGTCTGGGGCATGCCGGGGCTATCCTGGACGAGTCGAGCGGGGGCATCGACGGCAAGCTCCAAGCTCTGCACGACGCGGGCTTTGTCATTTGTCCGGACCTGGAGAGCCTGCCGGCGCTGGCTCGAAAGGCGTTGGGTAGGGGAGAACGCTCATGA
- a CDS encoding hydantoinase/oxoprolinase family protein has protein sequence MYLGIDVGGTHTDAVVVDRRKVRAFSKVVTDHDNLLVSVRAAMEDVLSQVKKDRVERIALSTTLSTNAIVEHKTEEAGVLVSAGPGIDPENYHIGRGYAVIDGSLDHRGFEVKELNRKELQNAAQMFRELGMRVHAAVGKFSVRNPAHEIAMKSAVEADSDHVTMGHRISGMLNFPRRIATAYYNAAVWRLYNKFADAIAQSVDEYGLEASIHVLKADGGTMPLARSRQFPVESILSGPAASVMGIVALCEIHEDALIMDIGGTTTDIAVFAGGAPVLEPRGIEVGSYPTLVRALKTRSIGIGGDSVIKITRTGQVRVGPEREGPSMAQGGEAPTLIDAMNFLKLADFRDRHASARGIERLARLWDMYPDKLARQAVDFAVRSIVDECRDMVDMLNERPVYTIYELLQGRQIEPKKAYVMGGPAAAFQPILKEALDMRVELPPDFQVANAIGAALTRTTAELELFADTEKELLHVPALSIEHPIPRGYSQDAAEDDLRKLMAAYLDELGLPGTREYKDEVEIVESNAFNMVDLFGGAFRNIRVKAQLRPGILD, from the coding sequence ATGTATCTCGGAATAGACGTGGGCGGCACGCATACGGACGCCGTGGTCGTGGACCGACGCAAAGTGCGGGCCTTCTCCAAGGTTGTCACGGACCACGACAACCTGCTCGTCTCCGTGCGCGCCGCGATGGAGGACGTGCTCTCCCAGGTGAAAAAGGACCGCGTGGAGCGCATCGCGCTTTCCACGACGCTTTCCACCAACGCCATCGTGGAGCACAAGACCGAAGAAGCCGGCGTGCTCGTTTCCGCAGGACCCGGCATCGACCCGGAGAACTACCATATAGGCCGCGGCTACGCCGTGATTGACGGTTCCTTGGACCACCGCGGCTTCGAGGTGAAGGAGCTGAACCGCAAGGAGTTGCAGAATGCGGCGCAGATGTTCCGCGAGCTGGGCATGCGCGTGCACGCCGCTGTGGGCAAGTTTTCGGTGCGCAACCCGGCCCACGAAATCGCCATGAAAAGCGCCGTGGAAGCGGACTCGGACCACGTGACCATGGGCCACCGCATCTCCGGCATGCTCAATTTTCCCCGCCGCATCGCCACGGCGTACTACAACGCCGCGGTGTGGCGGCTGTACAACAAGTTCGCGGACGCCATCGCCCAGAGCGTGGACGAGTACGGCCTGGAAGCGTCCATACACGTGCTCAAGGCGGACGGAGGCACCATGCCTCTGGCGCGTTCCCGGCAGTTCCCGGTGGAGTCCATCCTTTCGGGACCAGCGGCGTCGGTCATGGGCATCGTGGCGCTGTGCGAGATACACGAGGACGCACTCATCATGGACATCGGCGGCACCACCACGGACATTGCGGTTTTCGCCGGCGGCGCGCCCGTGCTGGAGCCTCGGGGCATCGAGGTCGGCTCGTACCCCACACTGGTGCGCGCCCTGAAGACGCGCTCCATCGGCATCGGCGGCGATTCGGTCATCAAGATCACCCGCACCGGCCAGGTCCGCGTGGGGCCGGAACGCGAGGGTCCCAGCATGGCCCAGGGAGGCGAGGCGCCTACGCTCATCGATGCGATGAACTTCCTCAAGCTCGCAGATTTTCGCGACCGCCACGCCTCGGCCCGAGGCATCGAACGGCTCGCGCGGCTGTGGGACATGTATCCGGACAAGCTTGCCCGCCAGGCCGTGGATTTCGCCGTGCGGTCCATCGTGGACGAGTGCCGCGACATGGTGGACATGCTGAACGAACGACCTGTGTACACCATCTACGAGCTGCTCCAGGGCAGGCAGATCGAGCCGAAAAAAGCGTACGTCATGGGCGGTCCGGCTGCAGCTTTTCAGCCCATCCTCAAAGAGGCGCTGGACATGCGCGTGGAATTGCCGCCGGATTTCCAGGTGGCCAACGCCATCGGCGCGGCGCTCACGCGGACCACTGCCGAGCTGGAGCTGTTCGCGGACACGGAGAAGGAACTGCTCCACGTGCCGGCGCTCTCCATCGAACATCCAATTCCCAGGGGCTACAGCCAGGACGCCGCCGAGGATGACCTGCGCAAACTCATGGCGGCCTATCTGGACGAGCTCGGCCTGCCCGGTACGAGGGAGTACAAGGACGAGGTGGAAATCGTGGAATCGAACGCCTTCAACATGGTCGACCTGTTCGGCGGGGCGTTTCGCAACATCCGGGTCAAGGCGCAGCTTCGGCCCGGCATACTGGACTGA
- the pdxA gene encoding 4-hydroxythreonine-4-phosphate dehydrogenase PdxA, producing the protein MQRPLCITLGDPNGLGPELVCRLLAPDSSAALPCDEYTAWVLIGPAASLEVHLGNRKPFWKKLGSLEFQDALEPGIYLYEPEPLRDFTPEPGTPTPEGGRAAGISLATVCEPLLAGTAGAVVTLPLNKAMLQAAGFDFPGHTEFLAEAAGMKPDEVTMHLCGDKLRVSLVTTHPSLADVPRLVTYERVLRCLTHTDGFLTDLGLEEDRRRIAVCGLNPHAGESGAIGREEIDIIGPAVAEAQARGIDAYGPYPADTLFYRAVHGEFEAVAAMYHDQGLTPLKLLHFHEAVNVTLGLPFVRTSVDHGTGYDLVGRHTASTGSLKAAITLASTLISQRNSPCISE; encoded by the coding sequence ATGCAACGACCATTATGCATCACGCTCGGCGACCCAAACGGTCTGGGACCGGAGCTCGTGTGCCGTCTGCTCGCGCCGGATTCGTCGGCTGCGTTGCCGTGCGATGAATACACAGCCTGGGTTCTCATCGGGCCGGCGGCGTCTCTCGAAGTTCATTTGGGCAATCGCAAACCGTTCTGGAAGAAGCTCGGTTCCCTGGAATTTCAGGATGCCCTCGAGCCAGGAATCTATCTATACGAACCCGAGCCTTTGCGCGATTTCACTCCGGAACCCGGCACACCCACGCCGGAGGGCGGCCGCGCTGCAGGCATATCGCTTGCCACGGTGTGCGAGCCGCTGCTTGCCGGCACTGCGGGAGCGGTAGTCACGCTGCCGCTCAATAAAGCCATGCTTCAGGCCGCGGGATTCGATTTCCCCGGCCATACGGAGTTTCTGGCAGAAGCCGCCGGCATGAAGCCCGACGAGGTGACCATGCATCTGTGCGGGGACAAACTGCGCGTCAGCCTAGTGACGACACATCCGTCTCTTGCGGACGTGCCGCGTCTGGTGACGTATGAGCGAGTCCTGCGATGTCTGACTCACACGGACGGTTTTCTCACGGACCTCGGCCTGGAGGAAGATCGTCGGCGCATCGCCGTATGCGGTCTCAACCCGCATGCCGGGGAGTCCGGCGCCATCGGGCGTGAGGAAATCGACATCATCGGTCCGGCAGTGGCCGAGGCCCAGGCCCGCGGTATAGACGCCTACGGTCCGTATCCGGCGGATACGCTTTTCTACCGCGCCGTGCACGGCGAGTTCGAAGCCGTGGCGGCCATGTACCACGATCAGGGACTCACCCCGCTCAAGCTTCTGCACTTCCATGAAGCCGTGAATGTCACGCTGGGCCTGCCCTTCGTACGCACATCCGTGGATCATGGTACAGGTTACGATCTCGTGGGCCGGCACACCGCCTCCACCGGCAGCCTCAAAGCCGCCATCACTCTCGCTTCCACATTGATTTCGCAAAGGAATTCGCCATGTATCTCGGAATAG
- a CDS encoding acyltransferase family protein produces the protein MATSPNQPYLPQLDHLRAAAAMLILFYHGFQLFSAPLVHGKPWDKSMWMHTSNPLLALLVEGHTAVAIFFVMSGFILTRGALGHLAQDRRLRYGPFIANRALRIYPLLIFLIILGVYTHRDLFSLPGLVQTVLPLYNLPGAMKLDWFTAMFWAVTVLFQLYLLFPFLMRFYHEDGPRALWLVMTTFFVGRFACFVMGASALDLAYLTVAGRVDQFIIGMFAAAAFSSMEQRRQNLLAWSLAPALAATVAAVYGFHLLGGWPEEAWWKLIWVTLEGALWAWVMLAYLAIGSSMKEWGLSRLLAWLGRLSFAIFLVHTLIIAIINKLGWHLLLTGNGHADAMATTVFVALPMSLAAAALMHYGIEQPFLGMRVRYYSDMERTPVDSGSSK, from the coding sequence ATGGCCACAAGCCCCAACCAGCCATATCTTCCTCAGCTCGATCATCTTCGCGCCGCAGCCGCCATGCTCATCCTGTTTTACCATGGGTTTCAGCTGTTCAGCGCCCCGCTTGTCCACGGTAAGCCCTGGGACAAGAGCATGTGGATGCACACGAGCAATCCGCTGCTCGCATTGCTCGTCGAAGGGCACACGGCCGTGGCGATCTTTTTCGTCATGAGCGGCTTCATCCTTACTCGCGGCGCACTCGGCCATCTCGCTCAGGATCGACGGTTACGTTACGGACCTTTCATTGCAAACCGCGCCCTGCGGATATACCCGCTGCTTATTTTTCTCATTATCCTGGGCGTATATACACACCGCGATCTTTTTTCCCTGCCTGGCCTCGTGCAGACGGTTCTGCCCCTCTACAATCTACCGGGCGCAATGAAGCTGGACTGGTTCACGGCCATGTTCTGGGCCGTCACCGTACTGTTTCAGCTGTATCTCCTGTTTCCGTTTCTCATGCGCTTCTACCACGAGGACGGTCCGCGCGCGCTCTGGCTGGTGATGACGACGTTTTTCGTTGGGCGGTTCGCGTGCTTTGTCATGGGCGCCAGCGCGCTTGATCTTGCATACCTCACCGTCGCGGGCCGCGTGGATCAATTCATTATCGGCATGTTCGCGGCCGCGGCTTTCTCTTCAATGGAGCAGCGCCGACAGAACTTGCTTGCATGGTCACTTGCTCCGGCCCTGGCCGCTACGGTTGCGGCCGTCTACGGATTCCACCTGCTGGGCGGCTGGCCCGAGGAAGCCTGGTGGAAGCTCATCTGGGTAACCCTGGAAGGAGCCCTGTGGGCGTGGGTGATGCTCGCTTACCTTGCCATCGGAAGCTCCATGAAAGAATGGGGACTGTCGCGACTTCTCGCCTGGCTGGGCCGCCTCAGTTTCGCCATTTTCCTCGTCCATACGTTGATCATCGCGATAATCAACAAACTTGGCTGGCATCTGCTCCTTACCGGCAACGGCCATGCAGACGCCATGGCGACCACAGTATTCGTAGCCCTGCCCATGTCGCTCGCCGCCGCAGCGCTCATGCACTATGGGATCGAGCAGCCCTTCCTCGGCATGCGGGTGCGATACTATTCGGACATGGAACGCACCCCTGTGGACAGTGGCTCGTCAAAGTGA
- a CDS encoding radical SAM/SPASM family putative metalloenzyme maturase, with product MTSIVSLRNWPEQSAVDMASPAHAPWPRLLVAELTTLCNQRCPMCVKQSPGCGIAEGHMAWTVFERLAPAFPHLDSLILSGIGEPMLYPHLVEAVALARSTMPSGARIAFQSNGVVLGSPTGTDKAAALMEAGLDSICLSVDSADPDEYRRLRPGGETSLLEQAFATLRNAREQTGTRFAIGVETVLLRDTLDKLPTVLRWTAERGADYALISHMLPYHPAMESQAAWEWHTDEAIALFREYETRAHREGLDISIYPKIVWKYSKNEEEKRLCALVAAMQREADSRGLTLHPERLISAADALEDTARRIAQAMADARETADACGIELRLPEAAPLQDRRCEFVESGSVFVAMDGGVHPCHFLWHNAAIHRHGLQRILPAQRFGSLKESDLVAVWNDPSYVAFREAALRYDYPFCGSCRLGPCNLVEDATFEADCIGIEVPCGECPWALGLLQCLS from the coding sequence ATGACATCCATCGTCTCACTCAGGAACTGGCCCGAACAATCCGCCGTGGATATGGCGAGCCCGGCTCACGCACCCTGGCCTCGCCTCCTGGTGGCGGAATTGACCACGCTATGCAACCAGCGCTGCCCCATGTGCGTCAAACAGTCGCCCGGATGCGGCATTGCTGAAGGCCATATGGCCTGGACCGTGTTCGAGCGCCTTGCTCCGGCGTTTCCGCATCTGGATTCCCTGATCCTCTCCGGAATCGGCGAGCCCATGCTCTATCCGCATCTCGTGGAGGCGGTTGCGCTGGCGCGCTCCACCATGCCTTCCGGAGCGCGCATCGCCTTCCAATCCAACGGAGTGGTGCTCGGTTCGCCTACCGGGACGGACAAGGCCGCCGCGCTCATGGAAGCCGGATTGGACTCCATCTGCCTCTCCGTTGACAGCGCCGACCCGGACGAATACCGACGGCTGCGTCCTGGCGGGGAGACTTCTCTGCTGGAACAAGCTTTTGCGACCCTCCGCAACGCCCGGGAACAAACCGGAACACGCTTCGCCATCGGCGTGGAAACCGTGCTCCTGCGGGATACGCTGGACAAGCTGCCCACGGTGCTGCGCTGGACCGCCGAACGCGGCGCCGACTACGCCCTGATCTCCCACATGCTGCCCTACCATCCGGCCATGGAATCCCAGGCCGCCTGGGAGTGGCACACCGACGAAGCCATCGCCCTGTTCCGGGAATACGAAACCCGCGCCCACCGGGAAGGGCTCGACATCTCGATCTATCCGAAAATCGTCTGGAAATACTCGAAGAACGAGGAAGAAAAGCGGCTCTGCGCTCTGGTCGCCGCCATGCAGCGCGAGGCCGATTCCCGTGGTCTGACCCTCCACCCGGAACGGCTCATCAGCGCCGCCGACGCTCTGGAAGACACGGCCCGGCGCATCGCACAGGCCATGGCCGACGCCCGGGAAACCGCCGATGCCTGCGGCATCGAGCTCCGGCTGCCGGAAGCCGCGCCGCTGCAGGACCGGCGGTGCGAGTTCGTGGAGTCCGGGTCGGTCTTCGTGGCCATGGACGGCGGCGTCCATCCCTGCCACTTCCTCTGGCACAACGCGGCCATCCATCGCCACGGCCTCCAACGCATTCTGCCCGCGCAGCGGTTCGGCTCGCTCAAGGAATCCGACCTCGTCGCCGTCTGGAACGATCCGTCGTACGTGGCCTTCCGGGAAGCGGCCCTGCGCTACGACTACCCCTTCTGCGGCAGTTGCCGGCTCGGCCCGTGCAACCTCGTGGAAGACGCAACCTTCGAAGCGGACTGCATCGGCATCGAAGTCCCCTGCGGTGAATGCCCCTGGGCCCTCGGGCTGTTGCAGTGTCTGAGTTAG
- a CDS encoding histone deacetylase family protein, translating to MLEAKNSLGVIFFPAFDWAIEPTHPEREERLLYTQDQLREEGLFDIEGITEYKPEVATRRDVERVHFCLPSVETVATKSHMISAGGAIRAARLVMEKEADRAFALVRPPGHHAMKIVEGNRGFCNINIEAVMIEWIRENFGQKRVAIIDTDCHHGDGTQDVYWHDRNTLFISLHQDGRTIYPGSGFPDELGGPNALGKTLNVPLPPRTADEGFLYVMDELVLPVLEDFKPDIIINSAGQDNHFTDPITNMNFSAQGYAALNERLKPDIAVLEGGYAIQGALPYVNLGICLAMAGVDYSKVYEPDYHPEKVRQDVRSMDTIKRICEDVRNRYFNPPSTPTDGDVNGQWFTRMKDVFYDTDGIRESQVESVVICPDCSGAVKTEVWSTSNPLSLCVEIPMDACDKCASLGRRAIEEGHTKGNYRIVQAINRKDKEYTQFGF from the coding sequence ATGCTCGAAGCCAAGAACAGCCTCGGCGTCATCTTCTTCCCGGCATTCGACTGGGCCATCGAGCCCACGCATCCGGAGCGGGAGGAGCGGCTTCTCTACACGCAGGATCAACTGCGCGAAGAGGGCCTTTTCGATATCGAGGGCATCACCGAATACAAGCCAGAGGTCGCCACCCGACGGGACGTGGAGCGCGTGCACTTCTGCCTGCCCAGCGTGGAGACCGTGGCCACAAAGTCGCACATGATCTCGGCCGGCGGCGCCATCCGCGCGGCGCGTCTGGTTATGGAGAAGGAGGCGGATCGCGCTTTCGCCCTCGTGCGGCCGCCCGGACACCACGCCATGAAGATCGTGGAGGGCAACCGCGGCTTCTGCAACATCAACATCGAAGCCGTGATGATCGAATGGATCCGCGAGAACTTCGGCCAGAAGCGCGTGGCTATCATCGACACCGACTGCCACCACGGCGACGGCACCCAGGACGTCTACTGGCACGACCGCAACACGCTGTTCATCTCTCTGCACCAGGACGGCCGGACCATCTATCCGGGCTCCGGCTTTCCGGACGAGTTGGGCGGACCAAACGCGCTGGGCAAGACCCTGAACGTGCCGCTCCCGCCGCGCACCGCGGATGAAGGCTTTCTCTACGTGATGGACGAGCTCGTGCTGCCCGTTCTGGAAGACTTCAAGCCGGACATCATCATCAATTCGGCCGGCCAGGACAACCACTTCACCGATCCGATCACGAACATGAACTTCTCGGCTCAGGGGTACGCCGCGCTCAACGAACGGCTCAAGCCGGACATCGCAGTGCTCGAAGGCGGCTACGCTATTCAGGGGGCGCTGCCGTACGTGAATCTGGGCATCTGTCTGGCCATGGCCGGTGTGGATTATTCCAAAGTCTACGAGCCCGACTACCACCCGGAAAAAGTGCGCCAGGACGTGCGCTCCATGGATACCATCAAGCGCATCTGCGAGGACGTGCGCAACCGCTATTTCAACCCGCCCTCCACCCCCACGGACGGCGACGTGAACGGCCAGTGGTTCACCCGCATGAAGGACGTGTTCTACGACACGGACGGCATCCGCGAGAGCCAGGTGGAAAGCGTGGTCATCTGCCCGGACTGCTCCGGTGCGGTGAAAACCGAGGTCTGGTCCACGTCCAACCCGCTGTCCCTCTGCGTGGAAATTCCCATGGACGCGTGCGACAAATGCGCCAGCCTCGGCCGCCGCGCCATCGAAGAAGGCCACACCAAAGGCAACTACCGCATCGTCCAGGCCATCAACAGGAAAGACAAGGAATACACGCAGTTCGGGTTTTAG
- a CDS encoding 3'-5' exonuclease, giving the protein MHITKDSIPTLTKDEVNSLPLRRYEGPVEVVRTRTQLEASLAELESEGLLGFDTEKRPCFTKGHFEPTSLLQLATAEKVYIFQLLKLKLPTELTRILADPQITKTGIAVRDDLRDLKNRRNFDEAGFVDLADVARRHEMETLGLRNLVATFLGFRLSKKERCSNWARGTLTPQQITYAATDAWASRELYLAMERAGLEPIDSAS; this is encoded by the coding sequence ATGCATATCACCAAGGATTCAATCCCCACACTGACCAAGGACGAGGTCAACTCCCTGCCGTTGCGCCGTTACGAAGGCCCCGTGGAGGTCGTTCGCACCAGAACCCAACTGGAAGCATCCCTTGCCGAGCTCGAGTCCGAAGGTCTTCTCGGATTCGATACGGAAAAGCGGCCTTGCTTCACCAAGGGGCATTTCGAGCCCACCTCGCTGCTTCAGCTCGCAACAGCCGAGAAAGTTTATATTTTCCAGCTCCTCAAACTCAAACTGCCGACCGAGCTTACACGCATTCTGGCCGATCCCCAAATTACCAAGACCGGAATCGCCGTGCGTGACGATCTGCGCGACCTAAAAAATCGTCGAAATTTTGACGAGGCCGGTTTCGTGGATCTGGCGGATGTAGCCCGTCGGCACGAAATGGAAACTCTCGGTCTGCGCAACCTCGTGGCCACGTTCCTGGGCTTCCGTCTCTCCAAGAAAGAACGCTGCTCCAACTGGGCGCGGGGGACGCTCACCCCGCAGCAGATCACCTACGCCGCCACGGACGCCTGGGCCAGCCGAGAGCTCTATCTGGCCATGGAACGCGCCGGCCTAGAGCCGATCGACAGCGCCTCCTGA